The genomic segment GTAAAAGTGCCTGATAGATAAAATGGCTCCAGATCTAATATCTCGACACTTTGCTCCGTCGTCCGGAACAGGTTATTTTTTTGACAATGTCTGGACTGACCGGGCTGTTAATTGGAGTCCAAAATTTGTACGTGGTCGATCAGTGGTTGACCTCCATGTCGGCCTGGTATCAGGGCGTAGCTGGATAGGAAAGTACCGCGCGATAGCGTGACCTGGGCAATTCGGGCGGAATCGGCGGAGATCCTGTCACGCGGTCGTGTGGCATGGATACCGCCGCCAGGAAATGCCGCTGTGGAGTATAAAAAATTAGATTTTTGGGCTTTGGGTGAAGCGCTTTAGAGGTCCCTGGTTAACATCACCCTTATTGCGTTGATTGTTGCTTCTGACTAACTTCCGGTTGCCGATGGCAAATTCCGGACAAGCGCATTCGAGGATATCGTCTTAACGAGAACAGCGAAAAGGGGTGCTGCACTGGCCGAAACGTTATTAAGATAAACAGGATTTCTCCCTCTGTAGAGTTACTTTGCGTGAAAAATTAATGAATAGATACTTATGCTGAACATAGTACTTGTGATTATCGTAGTCATTGGATTGCTGTGCATGTTCCATCCCCGATTGCTTAAAAATCCGTCCTGGCAGGCAACACTCACACCCCTCTCCTCCATAATAGGCAGCGGGTTTCTGATCATAGCTCCAATGCTTGCGAGCGTGATCGGTATTTATTCTCCTATCGCAGTCACAGGAATTGTGATACTCGCCTATGCGATCGGCGGCGTGATCCGTTTCAATATAATTCATGCCGAACCCCTCCTGCACGATAAGAACGCTTCCCCGTTGATATATAAAATCGATTTTGTTGCCAACGCTGCACTTTCTCTTGCTTACGTGACCGCAGTCGCATTCTATCTATCATTGCTATCGTCTTTTTTGCTCAACTATTTGGGTTTTGTGGATGAATTTGGCTGGGAAAGAGCCCTGACAACGGTCATCATCGTTTTCATTGCGGCAATCGGTTTCCTGCGCGGACTGGGGGGGCTTGAGAAACTTGAAGCATTTGCAATGTCGATCCAGTTATCTATTGTTGCGGCGCTGCTGATTGGCGTGTCCGTATACGACTACAACTTCCTGCAATCCGGACAATCCCTGACCTTTGATATTCAGGAAAGAAGCTTGATGACCAAAGCCTTTATGCTGGCCGGTATATTGCTGGTAGTGCAGGGGTTCGAGACATCGCGGTTTCTGGGTGAAAAATATCATGCCGATATGCGTGTACGAACCATGCGTCGGGCGCAACTGATATCAGGCGTACTGTATGTGGTATCAGTCATTGTATTGATGCCAATAGTGCAACATATAGACCTTGCGCACATCCGGATTGCAGATATCGTGGCTGTAACCGGGCTTGCGGCAGCCGCATTGCCATTGATGCTTATCGTGGCCGCAATCATGAGCCAGTTCAGCGCAGGTGTTGCCGATACTGTCGGTGCTGGAGGCCTGGCGAGTGAAACGAGCAAGGGGAGAATATCGTCCAACAAGGGTTACCTGGTGGTGGCGGTCTTTGCCATCATATTGGTATGGACAGCCAACCTGCTCGAGATTATCGCCCTCGCTTCTCGTGCATTTGCACTGTACTACTTGTTGCAGTGTGTGGTCGCCCTCCTTGCAAACCGTCATCACTACGAAGGTAAAGCCTACTGGCTGCGTTTCGCAATCTTTTCCACGGTAGCGGTCTTTCTGTTATTTATCGTGTTATTCGCGATTCCTGCCGAATAGATGAATGACAGTGATAACGTATTGATCAACGCCATCCAGTATGGCGCTGGCTAGCTCCTTATCCCTTCGTGATAATCGTTTCACGGTAGGCGTGCCAGGTGGCATAACCGATCACTGGGGTTGTGAACGCGAGACCGATTAGTGCGGTCGCGATTCCTGCAGCCGTAAGTACAAATATCAGCAACGCCCAGAGCGCCAATACCCGCTTGTTTCGCAACACCGCGTTGATGCTGGTTAATATTGCAGTCGCTCCATCGGCATCCTGGTGCAGAATCATCGGTAGCGTGAACACACTGGCACAAAAGGCCAGGCATCCAAAAATCACGGCGATCGACAAAGACGCCACCACATAAGAACCTGTTTTCTGACCGAATGCCGGCTCTATTCCGATCATTATCGATAGCACGATGACCAGGAACACGATCAACATGCTCATCATCATCGCAATCAAACGCTCGTGC from the Gammaproteobacteria bacterium genome contains:
- a CDS encoding DUF2189 domain-containing protein; translation: MQTQPGGSIGDKVPLYAPCRKLSIGDPFRWLKMGWQDFKLTPRHSLAYGLVFVFFGWLLLYLAWVHEDIALIVSLLFGFLIMGPVLCFGLYDNSHQLEKNRESTFSHQRKKAFHKMKHERLIAMMMSMLIVFLVIVLSIMIGIEPAFGQKTGSYVVASLSIAVIFGCLAFCASVFTLPMILHQDADGATAILTSINAVLRNKRVLALWALLIFVLTAAGIATALIGLAFTTPVIGYATWHAYRETIITKG